From a region of the Vidua macroura isolate BioBank_ID:100142 chromosome 3, ASM2450914v1, whole genome shotgun sequence genome:
- the MRPL33 gene encoding 39S ribosomal protein L33, mitochondrial, with translation MFLTAAALAKSKSKYILVRMKSAAETGYCFNIRRLRLQEKLVLLRYDPIAKQRVLFTEKRKIRSV, from the exons ATGTTCCTGACGGCGGCGGCCC tggcCAAGAGCAAATCTAA ATATATTCTGGTGAGGATGAAGAGTGCTGCGGAGACAGGCTACTGCTTCAACATCAGGAGACTCCGACTGCAGGAAAAACTGGTCTTGCTGAGATACGATCCCATCG CAAAACAACGTGTTCTCttcacagagaagagaaaaatccgTTCTGTGTGA